In a single window of the Lagenorhynchus albirostris chromosome 19, mLagAlb1.1, whole genome shotgun sequence genome:
- the ADCY7 gene encoding adenylate cyclase type 7 isoform X4, which produces MGMKLAIIERLKERGDRRYLPDNNFHSLYVKRHQNVSILYADIVGFTQLASDCSPKELVVVLNELFGKFDQIAKANECMRIKILGDCYYCVSGLPVSLPSHARNCVKMGLDMCEAIKQVREATGVDISMRVGIHSGNVLCGVIGLRKWQYDVWSHDVSLANRMEAAGVPGRVHITEATLNHLDKAYEVEDGHGQQRDPYLKEMNIRTYLVIDPRSQQPPPPSLHLTKSKGDATLKMRASVRMTRYLESWGAARPFAHLNQRENVSSNETPVPHGRRPKAIPLRRHRTPDRSASPKGRSEDDSYDDEMLSAIEGLSSTRPCCSKSDDFYTFGSIFLEKGFEREYRLAPIPRARYYFACASLVFICILLVHALLMPRMAALGVSFGLVACVLGLVLGLCFARELLRCCPARGALRAISERVETQPLLRVSLAVLTIGSLLAVAVVNLPLMPFPAPGLPAGNETGPGAVGSWERTLCKLLPYYTCSCILAFIACSVFLRMSLELKVVLLTVALVAYLVLFNISPCWQWDCCGYSPGNLTRTNGTLSVLFANPENVSSEGNDLPSCSLSRGLALRLGLVPSPECGGLWAEVEMTPAFPLIPGSSPSCSWDLKTMINFYLVLFYTTLIMLSRQIDYYCRLDCLWKKKFKKEHEEFETMENVNRLLLENVLPAHVAAHFIGDKLNEDWYHQSYDCVCVMFASVPDFKVFYTECDVNKEGLECLRLLNEIIADFDELLLKPKFSGVEKIKTIGSTYMAAAGLSIPSGHENQDLERQHAHIGIMVEFSTALMSKLDGINRHSFNSFRLRVGINHGPVIAGVIGARKPQYDIWGNTVNVASRMESTGELGKIQVTEETCTILQGLGYSCECRGLINVKGKGELRTYFVCTDTAKFQGLGLNGGL; this is translated from the exons ATGGGCATGAAGCTGGCCATCATCGAGCGGCTCAAGGAGCGCGGGGACCGCCGCTACCTGCCTGACAACAACTTCCACAGCCTCTACGTCAAGCGGCACCAGAACGTCAG CATCCTCTATGCTGACATCGTGGGCTTCACGCAGCTGGCCAGCGACTGCTCCCCAAAAGAGCTGGTGGTGGTGCTGAACGAGCTCTTCGGAAAGTTCGACCAGATCGCCAAG GCCAATGAATGCATGCGGATCAAGATCCTGGGCGACTGCTACTATTGCGTGTCAGGCTTGCCCGTGTCCCTGCCCAGCCACGCCCGCAACTGTGTGAAGATGGGGCTGGACATGTGTGAGGCCATTAA GCAGGTGCGGGAGGCCACAGGCGTGGACATCAGCATGCGTGTGGGCATACACTCGGGGAACGTGCTGTGCGGCGTCATCGGGCTGCGCAAGTGGCAGTATGATGTGTGGTCCCATGACGTGTCCCTGGCCAACAGGATGGAGGCAGCTGGAGTCCCTGG CCGGGTGCACATCACAGAGGCGACGCTGAACCACCTGGACAAGGCGTATGAGGTGGAGGACGGGCACGGGCAGCAGCGGGACCCCTACCTGAAGGAGATGAACATCCGCACCTACCTGGTCATCGACCCCCGG AGCCAGCAGCCGCCCCCGCCCAGCCTACACCTCACCAAGTCCAAGGGGGACGCGACCCTGAAGATGCGGGCCTCCGTGCGTATGACCCGCTACCTCGAGTCCTGGGGGGCGGCGCGGCCCTTCGCACACCTCAACCAACGCGAGAACGTGAGCAGCAACGAGACCCCTGTGCCCCACGGGCGGAGGCCCAAG gCCATTCCCCTACGGCGCCACCGGACCCCTGACAG AAGTGCGTCCCCCAAGGGGCGGTCAGAGGATGACTCATACGATGATGAGATGCTGTCAGCCATCGAGGGCCTCAGCTCCACGAG ACCCTGCTGCTCCAAGTCTGATGACTTCTACACCTTTGGGTCCATCTTCCTGGAGAAGGGCTTCGAGCGAGAG TACCGCCTGGCACCCATCCCGCGGGCCCGCTACTACTTCGCTTGTGCCAGCCTTGTGTTCATCTGCATCCTGCTCGTCCATGCCCTGCTGATGCCCAG gaTGGCGGCTCTGGGTGTGTCCTTTGGGCTGGTAGCCTGCGTGCTCGGGCTGGTACTAGGCTTGTGCTTTGCCCGTGAGCTCTTG AGGTGCTGCCCAGCCCGGGGCGCGCTCCGAGCCATCTCCGAGAGGGTGGAGACGCAGCCCCTGCTGCGGGTGTCCCTGGCCGTCCTGACCATCGGCAGCCTGCTCGCCGTCGCCGTCGTCAACCTG CCGCTGATGCCTTTCCCGGCCccagggctgcctgctgggaacGAGACGGGCCCGGGGGCCGTGGGCAGCTGGGAGAGGACCCTGTGCAAGCTCCTCCCG TATTACACCTGCAGCTGCATCCTGGCCTTCATCGCCTGCTCTGTCTTCCTGCGGATGAGCTTGGAGCTGAAGGTCGTGCTGTTGACAGTGGCCTTGGTGGCCTACCTGGTGCTCTTCAACATCTCCCCGTGCTGGCAGTGGGACTGCTGTGGCTACAGCCCGGGCAACCTCACCAGGACCAATGGCACCCTCAG CGTCCTGTTTGCCAACCCCGAGAACGTGAGCTCCGAGGGCAACGATCTCCCATCTTGTTCACTTTCCCGTGGGCTGGCCCTGCGTCTGGGCCTCGTGCCATCCCCTGAATGTGGGGGGCTTTGGGCGGAAGTGGAGATGACGCCTGCCTTTCCCCTCATACCCGGCAGCTCCCCGTCCTGTTCATGGGATCTGAAGACAATGATCAATTTCTACCTGGTCCTGTTTTACACCACCCTCATCATGCTCTCCAGACAG ATTGACTATTACTGCCGCTTGGACTGTCTGTGGAAGAAGAAGTTCAAGAAGGAACACGAGGAGTTTGAAACCATGGAGAATGTGAACCGCCTTCTTCTAGAGAATGTCCTGCCAGCCCATGTGGCCGCCCACTTCATTGGTGACAAGTTAAATGAG GACTGGTACCATCAGTCCTATGACTGCGTGTGTGTCATGTTTGCATCCGTGCCGGACTTCAAAGTATTCTACACGGAGTGCGACGTCAACAAGGAAGGGCTGGAGTGCCTGCGCCTGTTGAACGAGATCATAGCTGACTTTGATGAG CTGCTGTTAAAGCCCAAGTTCAGTGGTGTGGAGAAGATCAAGACCATCGGCAGCACGTACATGGCAGCTGCAGGGCTCAGCATCCCCTCAGGGCACGAGAACCAG GACCTGGAGCGGCAGCACGCCCACATCGGCATCATGGTGGAGTTCAGCACCGCCCTGATGAGCAAGCTGGATGGCATCAACCGGCACTCCTTCAACTCCTTCCGCCTCCGAGTTG GCATAAACCATGGGCCCGTGATTGCTGGAGTGATTGGGGCACGAAAACCTCAGTACGACATCTGGGGAAACACGGTCAATGTTGCCAGTCGAATGGAGAGCACTGGGGAACTTGGGAAAATCCAG gttACTGAAGAGACATGTACCATCCTCCAGGGACTAGGTTATTCTTGTGAATGCCGTGGACTGATTAACGTCAAAGGCAAAGGCGAACTGCGGACTTACTTTGTCTGTACGGATACTGCCAAGTTTCAAGGGTTGGGGCTGAACGGAGGGCTTTAG